From Lytechinus variegatus isolate NC3 chromosome 16, Lvar_3.0, whole genome shotgun sequence, the proteins below share one genomic window:
- the LOC121430187 gene encoding galactosylceramide sulfotransferase-like — protein MRSRRNNLVVFGFMMIISILVIISVAPTHRIGFGDYHPDRGYNYSTIRRRLLGPRSSSSNRPISHCDVIKQVVYIKTHKTGSTTLETLFNRFGFYHNSSFIFNKHGALGHFESMDLREADVIKHLLPPLGVEEGDYDKYRNYDTSTIHVRFYRDVFDRFMANDTRYVSSVRKPADQWESAFNQFGFRKVIAKLADANNHTIIVNGSLKLPFDKNNSTLDAINEFLRQPEIYIDALKKWGNVIWHFSHNDQTFDLCTDLESTQLYNETLVNRTLDRLVDELDFVIVNEYFDESLVVMKKAFCWDFTDILYVPQNKRVVKDLLPEATRAKIRAFNRADTLLHQRFNESLWKKIKAYGPDFEKDLDHFRQMLVDVKSECSDEGETIHKGQSYQILNIRPKKNSTLFCHLLAENIIGSFNRVYQRQKNQDLKQSIG, from the exons ATGAGGAGCAGGAGAAATAATCTCGTTGTGTTCGGATTCATGATGATTATATCCATATTAGTAATCATCTCTGTAGCTCCGACACATAGGATAGGCTTTGGAGATTACCATCCGGATCGCGGGTACAATTACTCGACTATCCGACGAAG GCTTTTGGGACCACGTTCGTCATCATCTAATCGGCCAAtttcgcattgtgacgtcatcaagcaGGTTGTGTACATCAAGACCCATAAGACTGGTTCCACCACACTAGAAACTTTATTCAACCGGTTTGGATTCTATCATAATTCATCATTTATCTTCAATAAACATGGAGCTCTTGGCCATTTCGA ATCAATGGACCTACGTGAAGCTGACGTCATCAAACATTTGCTACCACCCTTGGGTGTGGAGGAAGGAGATTACGATAAGTATAGGAATTACGATACAAGTACGATTCACGTGCGATTTTACCGCGATGTCTTTGATCGGTTTATGGCCAATGATACGCGTTATGTTTCTAGTGTTCGCAAACCTGCCGACCAATGGGAGTCTGCTTTTAACCAATTTGGGTTTAGAAAAGTCATTGCAAAGCTGGCCGATGCTAATAACCACACAATCATTGTTAATGGCTCACTCAAATTACcctttgataaaaataattccACGCTCGATGCAATAAACGAATTCCTTCGACAGCCAGAAATATACATTGATGCGCTGAAAAAGTGGGGGAATGTTATTTGGCATTTCTCGCACAACGACCAAACCTTTGATCTCTGTACTGATCTCGAATCGACGCAGCTTTACAACGAAACGCTTGTTAACCGGACACTCGATCGACTAGTCGACGAACTGGATTTCGTTATCGTCAACGAATACTTCGATGAATctttggtggtgatgaagaaAGCATTTTGCTGGGATTTTACCGATATCCTGTACGTTCCACAGAATAAGCGAGTAGTAAAAGACTTGTTGCCGGAGGCCACCCGGGCTAAAATCCGCGCGTTTAACAGAGCAGATACACTCCTTCATCAGCGTTTCAATGAATCTCTGTGGAAAAAGATCAAGGCTTACGGACCGGATTTCGAGAAAGACCTGGACCATTTCAGGCAAATGTTGGTTGATGTCAAATCAGAGTGTTCGGACGAAGGAGAAACCATCCATAAGGGACAGTCTTATCAAATACTAAATATTAGACCAAAGAAGAATTCGACCTTGTTTTGTCACTTGCTGGCAGAAAACATTATTGGCTCATTCAACAGAGTCTACCAGAGACAGAAGAACCAGGATCTAAAGCAGAGTATAGGATAG